AGAACTCCATCAATAAATGCGGTGACCACTCTGGAATATAGATTCCAGCATCATCATACTCCGCCATATGGTGAGCAAATGCATTAGAAGCCATAGCTCCAAGAATCATTAGTGTCATTAAAACTTTTTTCATAATTTTCTCCTTTATTTGGTGGAGAAAGTATAAGTTATTTACGTTAGCGGAGTGTTAGCAGTCAAGGTGCAAAGATGTTTTGTAATAATTAAGTAATGAATATTTTTTAAAATGGTGATGTCATAAAATAAAAAGGACACAACAATGAAAAAGGTAAAGCTCAGTACATTAGATAGATTGAAGTTAAAAAAATTAAAAAAGAATAAGTCTGTTAACTGGATGGTTAAATAAAAGACTTAGAAGTTCAAAATTTAATTTCTTATTAGTTAGGATGAGTATAATTCTGGAAAAAAGGCTTTCCATGAAAAAAATACTTATTTTTATTTCTTCATTTTTATTAATAACACAACTAAAAGCTACTGATAGTTTCAATAGCGAATTTAGTCATGCGGTAGGTGGAGTAGTTACAGCTGGTGGGATCGTTGCTGTTGTTGATGGTTTTTACCCTGAGTATCGTGAAGACAGAGCTATGATAGGATTTGTCGGTAGCAGTATTATTGTAGTTATACAACAGGCTATAGATTATGCAGAGTATAGAAATGCTAAAGGGCAGTTGTTAGATGCTGGGTGGCATATTGTAGGTTCAGCACTTGGTGCTTATGTGACGGATCAGTATATATTATCTCCTGTAGTTAAAGAGTCTTCAACTGAAGGAAAATATGTAGGTTTCTTATTTCAACACTCTTTTTAAGAGTTAAAACTTCAAGAAAAGGTACTCCTTTATATCAACCTGAAGAAAAGAGTACTATATGTTTTTGTTTATTCCCATATAATCTCCTCGATAAAATCAGTACTAGATTCTATACAATCAAACTCAAAGTTATACTCTAAAGTATCAAGATCGCATTCGTCAAAATGATGTAGAAAATGATTTACTCTTTCATCTTCAAACTCAACCATATTATATTCTTCTGAACAATTACTATACATTTTTCGCTCCTTGCAGTAATAATTATCTTTATACATATTCCGTTCCTTTGAAAAATGATATTGAAGATTATTTATAGGGCAGAAAATTTTAAGTTCAATCCTACTATAATCAAGTATATAACTACTATATAATTCAGAAAGAGTGGTAATGCGTATTTTCTTTTTGCTTCTTTTTACGATCATAAGTATATATGCACAAGATATTTCTATTACTGCTAATGGGCAAAAGATTAGTAATTTTCCTTTAGAGATCTATGAAGATAAATCAAGGGGGATGACATTTTCTGATGTTCAGAATTTAACAACTTTTCAATCATATACAAGTAATATTAGCAAGGGGTACAGTGACTCTGCTTTTTGGATCCGTTTCACGGTAAAAAATAGTTCAATAGAGAAACTTAACTACTTCATTTTTTTCACAGAGACATACCTAAATAAAGTAGATGGGTACATTATCAATGCAGATAACAGTTTTACTGAGTTTCATTATGGAGTATGGTATTTAACTCAAAGTCAGCGAAAAGATATAGTCAAACCTACGATGGCAATAGAGCTAAATCCTCAAGAGAAGAAAACCGTCTACATAAGAATGTTTTCAAAATATCCTATGTTTACAGCTATACACCTTTTTGATGAAGAGGGTGTTGATGATTTTTCCTATTTAGTAAAGTTGTTTCATATCTTTTTCTTGGGTGCTGTTCTTGCCTTAGTATTATATAACTTAGGGATCTTTTTCTTTATTCGAGATATTTCCTATCTCTATTACATCTTTTTTATCAGTGGTTTTGCTATCTGGCAGATGATCTCTATAGGTGTCTTTCCGTTTGATAGTTTTCAATCCACATTTAGTTTTTATGCTTTTTCGATGGCAATACCGCTTTTTCAAGCTTTTTTAATGCTTTTTACCCGTTCTCTTTTAGACCTAAAGCATCAGTTACCTCAATATGCAAAATTGCTAAAAGTAGTTGCCTATCTGTATATAGTTTTTTCAATTAGTATGTTGTTTGATCCTGCTCGTAGCTTGTTTGTTATGAATACATTTTCAACTTTTATCTTGCCTCTTTTACTTTTTGTAGGATATGAAAGTTATAAGATCGGAAACAAAATTGCTAAGTATTTTTTAATAGCACAATTTTGTTTTTTATCTATGGGGACACTCTTTGCACTTGCAGCTTACGGTCTTTTAGAGTTTAATATTTTTACCCGTTACGGCATTATAGTAGGGTCATTTGGTGAGATGATCTTTTTTGCTTTAGCCTTGGCTTACCGCATTAAAGTATTAGAAACGGAAAAACTGGAGTTTATTGAACTGACAAACAAAGAATTAGATCAAAAGGTTCAGAGTCGAACACAAGAGTTACAGATAGCAAAAGATAAGCTTGAAAAACTTGCAAATAAGGATTCATTGACAGGATTGCACAATAGAAGGGCACTTTTTAACGAGAGCAGCAAGTTTATACAACTGGCTAAGAGAGAATCTCAACCACTGAGTCTCATTATGTTTGACCTTGATAACTTTAAAAATATTAACGATACTTACGGGCATGCAGTTGGAGATGAAGTATTAAAAGCTTTTGCAGAACAACTTCGACATGTTAGGGAGTCAGATATAGCAGCTAGAATAGGTGGAGAAGAATTCATTCTATTTTGTCCAAATACAGACTTGGAATCGGCAACTATATTGGCTCAGCAGATTAGAACAAGAACAGAAGAACTTGCAGTCGTAACAGAGGATACTGCTCTCTTTTTTACAGTAAGTGCAGGTGTTAGCACACTTGACTTTACAAATGACAAGAAAATAGATGACTTAATGTTACGTGCAGATAAAGCATTGTATGAAGCTAAAAATAAAGGTCGTAACAGCGTCGTACAGTTTAAATAGTTAAGTGTGAGAACTATGGAAAGTCTTTTTACGGTAAAAATCGAGTACTGATAGTTTTACCATATCGTTAAATACAAACCATGCCATTGCATATGCCCACATACCTAAAGCCCATTCCCATCCTATAGGTTCCATGAGTCCAAAGCCGTATACAGCTATGATGGTTCCTACAATTCTACTTAAGAACGTAGCACCAAAGAGCGTTAATGAAGGGTAGGGTTTTTTAAAAAACCATGTATCTGTACGGGTATTGTATATTGTCCCGTGTCCGGCAACAACCAGCTTTGCAAAAAAGATACTTTGCACCAGTTCTAATGGAAGTTTTAAAACCGTTACTGTATACCAAAACAGTAAAAATGAAGAGAGTACACCTGCGATCCCTAGCCAAGAAGATAGGACTAGTAACTCTTTCATATCCCAACGAATCGGTTTTTTTTGAATCTTGGTATTGTCATAGGCTATTGCTAAAATTGGTATATCATTAAGCAGGGCAAGCACTATGATCATCAAGGCAGTAACGGGATAAAATTGAAAAGCAACGATAGCTAAAGTCATAAAAAGTATAATTCTTATCGTTTCTGCTATTCTAAAGATAGTGTAGCTTTTCATCCTTTCAAAAGTGATTCTTGCCTGTTTTATTGCATCTACAATTACACTAAGTCCAGGTACAGTAAGGACAATATCTGCAGCGGCTCTTGCAGCATCTGTTGCATTACTTACGGCAATCCCACAATCTGCTTTTTTAAGTGCCGGCGCATCGTTTACACCATCACCTGTCATTCCCACAATATGGTTTGCTTTTTGAAGCTCTTCAACTATAAAGTACTTATCTTCAGGGAAAACTTCAGCAAAGCCGTTTGCACTTTCAATGAGCGATATGATCTCGGATTCGTGTTTTTGTACTGTTCCTGCAGGAAGCTGATGATGGAGTTGATCTTTGACGTCATTGACAACAGTTTGTACTAAGTGCTCTAACTTTGCATTTGATATTTTCGGTTCAAGAACTTTTATAAACGATCGAGATAAAAGCTCAGATAGATAAAGGTACTCTTTTGTACTTTCACCTTTTAGATCGCGGATGTTTTCTATATCTTCACCTATTCTAAGTATTGAAGATATGTATTGTGCTACGGCAATATTGTCCCCTGTAACTATTTTAACTGTTATTCCTTGATCGAGTGCTTGGGCTATAGCATCCAATGAGTCATCACGTGGTGGATCGTAGAGAGGAACCATTCCAACAAAGGTATATTTCTCATCCTCGTTATTTTTAAAAGCAACACCTAATGTTCTAAAACCTTTTAACGCATACTGGTGTATCTGTTCCTCTACTGCGTCTCTGGCATGTCCGGAGATATCGCTTAAAGATAGGATGACCTGTGGCGCCCCTTTGATAATGTTGATTGTATTATCGTCAATTTTATATGTCGCTTCTATACGTTTTCTTACGGGATCAAAAGGGATATGTTTAATGAACTCTGCATTATATAACTTATCGTTGAGGTGATGATCATCAATATATGCAAAGATAGGTTTTTCTATTGGGTCTTCATTCTCTTTAATACTTGCCAATGCTGCATAATAGTAGAGTTCATTTGCCGTAAAACCGTGGAGAGTAAATGGTTGAGAGAGGCTCATCTCATTTTTGGTAAGAGTTCCTGTTTTATCGGAGCATAGTATATCCATGCCAGCTAACTCTTCAATAGCCGAGAGTCTGCTGACAATCGCTTTCTTTTTTGCTAAAACTCTGGCTCCGACTGCCATAGTTACTGTTAAAACAGCAGGCATTGCAACTGGGATAGCAGAGATGGTAAGTACAAGTGAAAAGATCAATAGTTCACTCATACTCTCATCTCTAAAATATCCAACACCTAAGATGACTAAGATCATCACTATCGTTAGGGCAATTAAAAAGTTTCCTACATTTAAAACCATTTTTTGAAAATGGCTTTTTTGTTCATGTTGTGCTTTAGCGACTAAACCAACAGTTTTACCAAAGTAGGTGTTTGAGCCGGTATTGGTTACTCTTGCTAACATCTCTCCTTGTTTGATGACTGCATTTGCATAGATCTCTTCACCGCCTTTTTTTGTTACAGGTAAAGATTCCCCGGTTAAAGCAGACTGATCGACAAGTAAAAACTCCTCATTATCAAGCAGTTTTAAATCAGCTGGAGCAATATCGCCGATCTTTACTTTGATAAGATCATCGGGAACCAACTCTTTTGCTTCTACTGTCTGCCAATGATCATCACGAAAAACAAGGGCATGATGTTGAAGTTTTTGTTTCAGTACGGAAATGGCACTTAACGCTTTTGATTCTTGAAAAAAGTCAACAAAGGCATTGACAAATAGTAAAATCATAATGATGATAAAGTCTTCGTATTTGTGGGCAAAGTAGGAGAGGAGGGCGGCGATTTCAATCATCCATGGGATAGGCCCCCAAAATCTTTTAAACAGTCTTTTATACCAGCTCTCTTCTTTCTCATTTAGCTGATTGTAGCCGTAGTGTTCAAGTTTTTCTTGAACCTCTTGAGATGTTAAACCTTTAAGGGTGTCTGTCTCTTTATTCATGATGATGCTCTTTGAGATAATCTTTTAAAATTTGCCCATGATCAAAGACAAGTTGATCTAGTTGTAGTTCATCTAGTTTATAGATATGTGCTTCTTTTGCATCATCTGCACCTTGAGGGATACCGTAAGCTTTGCATACAAAAACAATAGATACGGTGTGAAACCTTTTGTCTCTTGCAGGGTCTGAGTATACACCTAAAAGTTTATCGATCTCAACATCCAAAGAGATCTCCTCTTTCATCTCGCGAACTACTGCCTCCTCTACCGTTTCACCAATATCGACAAAGCCACCCGGTATCGCTAAACCGATAGGTTCATATTTACGCTTTATAAGAACTATACCTTGAAACTCCGATAGACCGTTATAAATTTCAACGATACCGTCAACTGTAAGATATGGAGTTTTGGGTGTAAATGGCATAGAAGAGCCTTTTTAAAATTTATTTTGGCAGGGTGAACTTTTGTGTTATTAACTCACCTTCATCATTAAAGTAAAGATAGTATAACATATCTTTTTTTACTGAAAGGCCCGCTAAAAAGCGTAGTGCTAAATTTGCTTGAAGGGAAGCTATATGCATCACTATTGGAGCTGCAATCCCTGCAGGTGTTTTTTGGATAATTTTGAATGCATCGGAAAATGAAGACTCATCTATAAAACAAACCTGTCCGTGAAACGCTTCAACACTTCCGTAAACCCATGGAAGATTTTTCTCTTTTGCATATGTGTTAATCTCTCCGCGAGTAGGGAGGTTATCCGTCGCATCTATAATGAGGTCCACTTCTATATTTTTAGCTGCCCAGCCGGCAAAATCGCAATCATGTGCAATAGCTTTTGTGAAAGGGCATCTTTGCTCTATTATTTGTGCGTTGATTTGGGCTTTGTTTTTTCCTTCATCACCCGTTTTAAAAGCGATTTGTCTATGGATATTATGTAAACTTACTTCATCAAAATCAACCATATGGATCTCTCCAATACCGCTTGCACCTAGTGCAAATGCTAAAGAGGAACCAAGACCTCCCGAACCTATAATAGCGATTCTTTTTGATTGTAGATTTTGTTGTGTCTCTTCACCCCATAGTTGTACTTGGCGATGGAAGTATTTCATCATAATTGAGCCTTTATCATAAAAAAGTGATTATATCATAAAAAGTTATATCTTAACTTCTCTTCGTTTGACCGCATCACGAAAACCCCACATTCTACGAGAGGCAACCACTTCTTTGTGGGAGAGTTTTACAAGCATTAGTTCCTCTTTGTTCCCCAAGTGAGTCAGTATCTCACCATCCGGGGATGCTAAAACAGAATCTCCGTAAAATTTCCATGTGAAATCTTTTTCTTGGTATTCTCCAATCCTATTAGCTCGTAAAACATAACAGTTATTTGTAAAAGCACGTGTCTGAATAAGTGCTTTCCAGCGCTCATACGATTCAAATGTAGATACACTAGGCATCAAGATACAGTCAATATTTTTATTTTTTATTTTTTTAAATATCTCATCAAAATGAAGTTCAAATCCACTTATAACAGCAAACTTGAGGTTTTCCACTTTAAATGTTAATGGAGCTTTTATTGTCTCTATCTCATTTGCAAAAAACTTCTCTTCATTCCAATGAGAATAGTTGATAAGTATCTGTTGTTGATAATAGGAAGTGGAATTCGGTGCAAATTTTGCGATTGTTTTGTAGAGCTGTTTTTTCTTTACCAAGACAATCGGAGCAATAATTGTGATCTCATAAGTACTTGAGAGATCTTTTAAGATCTTGATCTGTTGTTCAGATTGCTCTTTGATCATGCTTACAGACATATCGCAAAGTTCTTTGAAGAAAGGATTTAATATATATTCACCGAGTAAAAGGAGTTTTACCCCCTTTTTATTGGCAATTCTGATGTAGTTTAAAAGTTTTGTAGAACTAAGTCCTTGCGAGCTTAGTTGTAAAACGGCAGCTTTCATTATTTGTTTTTGATCTCTTGGATCTTGATTTGTGCATCTTCAAGCATCTTTTGTGCTTCACTTAACTCTTTCATACCTGCTTCATACTCTTTTACACTATCCTCTAATGTAATCTCGGGGTTCATAAGTTTTTCAAGAGTTTTTTTTGCATTTTCCAATTTAAGTTCAAAGCTTTGTTGTTCGTTATCCATCTAAAACCTCTGTTATATATCTATCAAATTTTTCTAGTTCAACTAAAAATGCATCGTGCCCGTAATCACTCTCAACACAAAAGTAGTCAAAATTCTTTTTGCCCAGTTTTGTCATCTCATCTGCAATCTCTTTCATCTCAAAATCTCTAAATAAAAGATCATTTTTAAAGCTGATCAGATGAAGGTCTGCACTCACTTTATCAAGGGCATCACTAAGGGAATCAAATCCACGGGATAGATCGTAGATATTAATCGCTTTTGTGATGTAAAGGTACGAGAGCGGGTCAAACCACTTTGTAAAGTTATAGCCGTTGTACTCTAAGTACGATTCAACTTGAAACTTTCCAAAAAGCTCATAAAGACCATCTGTACGTTTATAGTCACGGCCAAATTTTTTATTCATTGATTCATGAGATAAAAAGCTGATATGCCCGGCCATACGTCCTACAGCCATACCTGAAAGACCTTGTTCTTTGATAACTTCCGGATCGTAATACCCTTGTTGAAATTCGGGATCTTTTAAAATAGCTTCTTGGGCGACTTTATTAAAAGCAATAGCCCATGGCTGTGTAGCATGAGTCGTTGCAAGAGCTATTACCTTGTTTGCAAAGTTAGGGTAGTGAATAGCAAACTGAAGAGCTTGCATACCACCCATACTCCCACCGATTATTGCTTCAACTCTATGGATATCAAGGCGATCAAATAAGATTCTTTGTGCTTTGACCATATCTTTTACGCTGATTACCGGAAACTTATAACGGTATGGTTCGTGGTGAGGATGTTGTGTACTTATCGGTCCTGTTGAGCCAAAACAACTCCCGATCACGTTTGAGCAAATTACAAAATATTTGTTAGTATCGATCGCTTTATCTGGACCGATAAGTCCATCCCACCAACCGGCTTTACTTTCACCTTCATAAATTCCGGCAGCATGGTGTGAACCTGTAAGCGCGTGACAAACTACAATTACATTTGTTTTCTCTTCATTAAGAGTTCCATATGTCTCGTATGTTATGTCATAAGGTTCTAAAATACGGCCACTTTCTAAGTATAAAGGGTTAGTAAAATGTTCCGTATGTGTTTGTAGGTTTAAACTCAAATTTTGCGCTCTTTAAAAAATTGTTTCTGTAATTCTATCAAAAGTCACTTAATTAAACCTCTAACGCCTGCTTCATGTCTGCTATTAAATCATCTGCATTCTCAAGTCCACAACTGATACGGATAAGTCCTGACGGTACACCGCAAGCAATTAACTCTTCAGCGCTAAGTTGTTGGTGTGTCGTTGAAGCAGGGTGAGTGATAATCGATTTGCTATCACCAATGTTTACTACTAACGAATAAAGTTCTGTAGCATTTACTATTTTTGTAGCTTCCTCTAAAGAACCTACTTCAAAACTGAGTAGTCCGCTAGAACGTCCATCTTTGAAATATTTTTGTGCCATCTCATAGTTAGGATTGCTTTTTAGTCCTGGATAGTTCACTTTTTTTACTTTTGGATGTGACTCTAAAAACTCTGCTAGCTTTTGTGCATTGTTAGAGTGCTCTTTCATTCTAATTGCTAGTGTTTCCATCCCTTGAATAAATAGCCATGAGTTAAAAGGTGAAGATACAGCTCCAAGATCACGTAGTAGCGAGAGTCTTGCACGTAGTGAAAACGGAGGTAGTCCAACATCAGTATAGACTAAACCGTGGTATGATTCATCCGGTTCATTAAAATGGTAGTATCTTGAATTGTCTTTTAGTTTTTCCAGGATATTTTTACTTTCAACCATAATACCCCCGATAGCGAGTCCTTGACCCGTTGTATATTTTGAAGCACTATGTACTACAACATCTACACCATATGAAAGTGGTTGACAAAGAATCGGTGTTGCAACAGTATTATCCACAACAGTTAAAATATTGTGTTTGTTTGCAATAGCAACAATCGCTTCAATATCGGCTACATCTATACTTGGATTTGTTAAAGACTCGAAAAATATCACTTTAGTTTTGTCATCGACAAGGGCTTCGATCTCTTCTGGATTATGGACATTGAAAAAACGTGCTTCTATACCGAAACGTTTGAGAGTATGTGCTGTTTGTGTTAAACTGCCACCGTAAAGTTGTTTAGCACAAACAATGTTATCTCCCGCTTCAGCAGCATTTGCA
Above is a window of Sulfurimonas marina DNA encoding:
- the metX gene encoding homoserine O-acetyltransferase MetX, yielding MSLNLQTHTEHFTNPLYLESGRILEPYDITYETYGTLNEEKTNVIVVCHALTGSHHAAGIYEGESKAGWWDGLIGPDKAIDTNKYFVICSNVIGSCFGSTGPISTQHPHHEPYRYKFPVISVKDMVKAQRILFDRLDIHRVEAIIGGSMGGMQALQFAIHYPNFANKVIALATTHATQPWAIAFNKVAQEAILKDPEFQQGYYDPEVIKEQGLSGMAVGRMAGHISFLSHESMNKKFGRDYKRTDGLYELFGKFQVESYLEYNGYNFTKWFDPLSYLYITKAINIYDLSRGFDSLSDALDKVSADLHLISFKNDLLFRDFEMKEIADEMTKLGKKNFDYFCVESDYGHDAFLVELEKFDRYITEVLDG
- a CDS encoding plasma-membrane proton-efflux P-type ATPase, which encodes MNKETDTLKGLTSQEVQEKLEHYGYNQLNEKEESWYKRLFKRFWGPIPWMIEIAALLSYFAHKYEDFIIIMILLFVNAFVDFFQESKALSAISVLKQKLQHHALVFRDDHWQTVEAKELVPDDLIKVKIGDIAPADLKLLDNEEFLLVDQSALTGESLPVTKKGGEEIYANAVIKQGEMLARVTNTGSNTYFGKTVGLVAKAQHEQKSHFQKMVLNVGNFLIALTIVMILVILGVGYFRDESMSELLIFSLVLTISAIPVAMPAVLTVTMAVGARVLAKKKAIVSRLSAIEELAGMDILCSDKTGTLTKNEMSLSQPFTLHGFTANELYYYAALASIKENEDPIEKPIFAYIDDHHLNDKLYNAEFIKHIPFDPVRKRIEATYKIDDNTINIIKGAPQVILSLSDISGHARDAVEEQIHQYALKGFRTLGVAFKNNEDEKYTFVGMVPLYDPPRDDSLDAIAQALDQGITVKIVTGDNIAVAQYISSILRIGEDIENIRDLKGESTKEYLYLSELLSRSFIKVLEPKISNAKLEHLVQTVVNDVKDQLHHQLPAGTVQKHESEIISLIESANGFAEVFPEDKYFIVEELQKANHIVGMTGDGVNDAPALKKADCGIAVSNATDAARAAADIVLTVPGLSVIVDAIKQARITFERMKSYTIFRIAETIRIILFMTLAIVAFQFYPVTALMIIVLALLNDIPILAIAYDNTKIQKKPIRWDMKELLVLSSWLGIAGVLSSFLLFWYTVTVLKLPLELVQSIFFAKLVVAGHGTIYNTRTDTWFFKKPYPSLTLFGATFLSRIVGTIIAVYGFGLMEPIGWEWALGMWAYAMAWFVFNDMVKLSVLDFYRKKTFHSSHT
- a CDS encoding NUDIX domain-containing protein, with product MPFTPKTPYLTVDGIVEIYNGLSEFQGIVLIKRKYEPIGLAIPGGFVDIGETVEEAVVREMKEEISLDVEIDKLLGVYSDPARDKRFHTVSIVFVCKAYGIPQGADDAKEAHIYKLDELQLDQLVFDHGQILKDYLKEHHHE
- the xseB gene encoding exodeoxyribonuclease VII small subunit; amino-acid sequence: MDNEQQSFELKLENAKKTLEKLMNPEITLEDSVKEYEAGMKELSEAQKMLEDAQIKIQEIKNK
- a CDS encoding sensor domain-containing diguanylate cyclase; its protein translation is MRIFFLLLFTIISIYAQDISITANGQKISNFPLEIYEDKSRGMTFSDVQNLTTFQSYTSNISKGYSDSAFWIRFTVKNSSIEKLNYFIFFTETYLNKVDGYIINADNSFTEFHYGVWYLTQSQRKDIVKPTMAIELNPQEKKTVYIRMFSKYPMFTAIHLFDEEGVDDFSYLVKLFHIFFLGAVLALVLYNLGIFFFIRDISYLYYIFFISGFAIWQMISIGVFPFDSFQSTFSFYAFSMAIPLFQAFLMLFTRSLLDLKHQLPQYAKLLKVVAYLYIVFSISMLFDPARSLFVMNTFSTFILPLLLFVGYESYKIGNKIAKYFLIAQFCFLSMGTLFALAAYGLLEFNIFTRYGIIVGSFGEMIFFALALAYRIKVLETEKLEFIELTNKELDQKVQSRTQELQIAKDKLEKLANKDSLTGLHNRRALFNESSKFIQLAKRESQPLSLIMFDLDNFKNINDTYGHAVGDEVLKAFAEQLRHVRESDIAARIGGEEFILFCPNTDLESATILAQQIRTRTEELAVVTEDTALFFTVSAGVSTLDFTNDKKIDDLMLRADKALYEAKNKGRNSVVQFK
- a CDS encoding HesA/MoeB/ThiF family protein — encoded protein: MMKYFHRQVQLWGEETQQNLQSKRIAIIGSGGLGSSLAFALGASGIGEIHMVDFDEVSLHNIHRQIAFKTGDEGKNKAQINAQIIEQRCPFTKAIAHDCDFAGWAAKNIEVDLIIDATDNLPTRGEINTYAKEKNLPWVYGSVEAFHGQVCFIDESSFSDAFKIIQKTPAGIAAPIVMHIASLQANLALRFLAGLSVKKDMLYYLYFNDEGELITQKFTLPK
- a CDS encoding carbon-nitrogen hydrolase family protein, translated to MKAAVLQLSSQGLSSTKLLNYIRIANKKGVKLLLLGEYILNPFFKELCDMSVSMIKEQSEQQIKILKDLSSTYEITIIAPIVLVKKKQLYKTIAKFAPNSTSYYQQQILINYSHWNEEKFFANEIETIKAPLTFKVENLKFAVISGFELHFDEIFKKIKNKNIDCILMPSVSTFESYERWKALIQTRAFTNNCYVLRANRIGEYQEKDFTWKFYGDSVLASPDGEILTHLGNKEELMLVKLSHKEVVASRRMWGFRDAVKRREVKI
- a CDS encoding O-acetylhomoserine aminocarboxypropyltransferase/cysteine synthase family protein, with the protein product MDIQTKALHVGYDKDTQGTMAVPIYQTTAYEFRDVEHAADLFALKELGNIYTRLNNPTTDVFEKRFAELEGGAAAIATSSGMSAIFYAFANAAEAGDNIVCAKQLYGGSLTQTAHTLKRFGIEARFFNVHNPEEIEALVDDKTKVIFFESLTNPSIDVADIEAIVAIANKHNILTVVDNTVATPILCQPLSYGVDVVVHSASKYTTGQGLAIGGIMVESKNILEKLKDNSRYYHFNEPDESYHGLVYTDVGLPPFSLRARLSLLRDLGAVSSPFNSWLFIQGMETLAIRMKEHSNNAQKLAEFLESHPKVKKVNYPGLKSNPNYEMAQKYFKDGRSSGLLSFEVGSLEEATKIVNATELYSLVVNIGDSKSIITHPASTTHQQLSAEELIACGVPSGLIRISCGLENADDLIADMKQALEV